The Papaver somniferum cultivar HN1 chromosome 3, ASM357369v1, whole genome shotgun sequence genome includes a region encoding these proteins:
- the LOC113357099 gene encoding cytochrome c biogenesis protein CCS1, chloroplastic-like: MFLQAVVRMDSIKPTKTQSSFTPSNSLLIKSTCRTNFHSHFYNRNKPFAIVSEIKKVFKELKNNKPISKKIILSEGAPSISEEENVNGNKQVNSSLVGNPVFKYFKRVPRKVLSILSNLPLAIGEMFTIAALMALGTAIDQGEAPEYYFKQYPEDNPVLGIFTWRWVLGLGFDHMFSSPIFLGMLVLLGASLMACTYTTQIPLVRVARRWGFMHSAEAIRKQEVTDNLPQASVRDLGVILMGAGYEVFLKGPTLYAFKGLAGRFAPIGVHIAMLLIMAGGTLSATGSFRGSVTVPQGLNFVMGDVLGPNGFLSKPTPAFNTEVHVNKFIMEYYNSGEISQYRTDLSLFDLDGKEVMRKTISVNDPLRYDGITIYQTDWSISALQVLKNDEGPFNLAVARLKLNGDKKLFGTFLPTGGNADAPDVKGISMLARDLQSIILYDEEGKFVGVRRPNSKLPIDINGTKVEIVDAIGSTGLDLKTDPGVPIVYAGFGALMLTTCISYLSHSQIWALQDGTTVVVGGKSNRAKIEFPEEMNRLLDQVPEIINSPAPQQS; this comes from the exons ATGTTCTTACAAGCTGTAGTTAGAATGGATTCCATAAAACCCACAAAAACGCAGAGTAGTTTCACACCATCGAATTCTTTGCTTATTAAATCAACTTGCAGAACCAATTTTCATAGTCACTTTTATAACAGAAATAAACCTTTCGCAATAGTATCAGAAATTAAAAAAGTTTTTAAAGAACTTAAGAACAATAAACCCATATCTAAGAAAATAATACTTTCTGAAGGAGCTCCATCAATATCAGAAGAAGAAAATGTTAATGGAAATAAACAAGTCAAttcaagtttagttggaaatccAGTTTTTAAGTACTTTAAAAGAGTGCCCAGAAAGGTTTTGTCTATTCTTTCTAATCTACCTTTAGCTATTGGTGAAATGTTCACCATTGCTGCTCTCATGGCTCTGG GAACTGCCATTGATCAAGGAGAAGCCCCAGAATATTATTTTAAGCAGTACCCTGAAGATAATCCTGTCTTGGGGATATTTACATGGAGATGGGTTCTTGGCCTTGGATTCGATCACATGTTTTCGTCTCCTATTTTTCTTGGAATGTTGGTTCTCTTGGGAGCTTCGCTCATGGCATGCACTTACACAACACAAATTCCCTTAGTAAGAGTTGCAAGAAG ATGGGGTTTCATGCACTCAGCAGAGGCCATTCGTAAACAGGAAGTTACTGATAATCTTCCTCAAGCATCTGTTCGAGACCTAGGTGTCATTCTCATGGGAGCTGGATATGAG GTGTTCCTAAAAGGACCAACTTTGTATGCATTCAAAGGGTTGGCTGGGCGCTTTGCTCCCATTGGAGTACATATAGCAATGCTGTTAATAATGGCAGGAGGTACTCTCAGTGCTACAGGAAGCTTCCGCGGCTCTGTGACCGTTCCACAAGGACTAAACTTTGTGATGGGTGATGTTCTGGGTCCAAATGGATTTTTGTCTAAGCCAACACCAGCATTCAACACGGAAGTTCATGTCAACAAATTCATCATGGAGTACTATAACAGTGGGGAG ATTTCACAGTATCGCACTGATTTATCCCTATTTGACCTTGACGGGAAGGAGGTCATGAGAAAAACCATTAGTGTGAACGACCCGTTGAGATATGACGGGATAACTATATACCAGACAGATTGGAGTATTTCAGCTCTTCAAGTACTTAAGAACGACGAAGGACCTTTCAATTTGGCAGTGGCACGTCTGAAGCTGAATGGAGACAAAAAGCTTTTCGGAACCTTTCTACCAACTGGAGGAAATGCTGATGCTCCTGATGTAAAGGGAAT ATCAATGCTTGCACGTGATCTTCAGTCAATTATTTTGTACGACGAAGAAGGGAAGTTTGTAGGAGTTCGGCGGCCAAACTCAAAGCTTCCTATTGATATCAATGGTACCAAAGTTGAAATTGTGGATGCAATTGGTAGTACTGGTCTGGATCTAAAG ACTGACCCAGGGGTGCCTATTGTGTATGCTGGTTTTGGTGCTCTTATGCTTACAACCTGCATTAGTTATCTATCACATTCACAG ATATGGGCCTTGCAAGATGGTACAACTGTGGTCGTCGGAGGAAAGAGTAACCGTGCGAAAATTGAATTTCCTGAAGAGATGAATCGCTTGCTCGATCAAGTCCCAGAAATTATAAATTCACCAGCTCCACAACAATCATAG